One region of Limnospira fusiformis SAG 85.79 genomic DNA includes:
- a CDS encoding TPM domain-containing protein translates to MQQIWSHKLFRFIAVFCVVLSTWAIAPVAGAYNNPELLPEVQTPIIDLAELLTDVQEDLLAEDLKQFESQTGWKLRVLTQFDRTPGRAVKQYWGLDEHSVLLVADQRGGNILNFSVGRDLYDLLTRTFWVELQTRYGNQYFVRDNGEDQSILQSIQTIETCLLKDGGCRVVPGLPREQWILTLITSALGGVICGIAAIPRKPGQIVAWQWALIFSPLWGILFIAFGLGPVISRTSDWVPVIRNVSAFLIAVLAAYLTPAFNHSSTSET, encoded by the coding sequence ATGCAACAAATCTGGTCGCACAAACTCTTCCGATTCATTGCTGTATTCTGTGTCGTGCTTTCCACCTGGGCGATCGCACCTGTAGCAGGCGCTTACAACAACCCTGAACTTTTACCCGAAGTCCAAACCCCGATCATAGATTTAGCTGAACTGCTGACAGACGTTCAAGAAGACCTTTTAGCCGAAGACCTGAAACAGTTTGAATCCCAAACTGGCTGGAAACTCAGGGTCCTAACTCAGTTCGATCGCACTCCCGGTCGCGCCGTTAAGCAATATTGGGGACTTGATGAACACAGTGTCCTATTGGTAGCTGATCAACGCGGCGGTAATATTCTTAACTTTAGTGTCGGTCGGGATCTATACGACCTGCTGACCCGAACCTTTTGGGTGGAACTTCAGACCCGCTACGGTAATCAATACTTTGTCCGCGATAATGGTGAAGATCAATCAATATTGCAATCTATCCAAACCATTGAAACCTGTTTACTCAAAGATGGTGGTTGTCGAGTAGTTCCCGGTCTTCCCAGAGAACAATGGATTCTCACCTTAATCACCTCCGCCTTGGGTGGGGTGATTTGTGGTATTGCGGCTATTCCCCGTAAACCCGGACAAATTGTGGCTTGGCAATGGGCCTTAATCTTTTCTCCCCTGTGGGGCATTTTATTTATAGCCTTCGGTCTGGGTCCGGTAATTAGTCGCACCTCCGACTGGGTTCCGGTAATTCGCAACGTCTCGGCTTTCTTAATCGCTGTTTTGGCGGCTTATCTAACTCCCGCCTTTAACCACTCTTCCACCTCGGAAACTTAA